One segment of Palaemon carinicauda isolate YSFRI2023 chromosome 35, ASM3689809v2, whole genome shotgun sequence DNA contains the following:
- the LOC137627215 gene encoding uncharacterized protein: MTPELNIPEQALRTFLTICTKRAPFTTHSGHMYLQKDGVAMGSPLGVLFANFYKGVVEKRVFSQVECPLDYFRYIDDTFVKATSTEAIENLRRTFEDNSVLHFTLENSVDNSLPFLDVLISSTNEGFHTTLYTKPTNLGECLNGESECPARYKASTIKALSHCSSWTDTHKELERATQVLINIGYINKQVQREVRAAIDKWYGSSAVEGSDSASQGSDNTRDRSDTSTKGSSDIKLYYRGFMHAEYQRDEKAIKEIITNNVSPTDETMKVKLIYYQTAKTHSLIMRNNPAPPDNDPLRKTNVVYSYQCPVRECPGKCIGMTTMKLSKRILCHVQQGAIRNHALQRHNTQISRADIVANTKIIGSAPDSRRLLILEALFIQKEKPALNTTQEMFLLP; this comes from the coding sequence ATGACACCGGAATTGAACATCCCAGAACAAGCCCTCCGGACCTTCCTTaccatctgcactaagagggccccctttactactcacagTGGGCACATGTACCTCcagaaggatggcgtggcgatgggctcgcccttgggcgtgctctttgccaacttttataaGGGAGTAGTAGAGAAGAGGGTCTTCTCCCAAGTTGAGTGCCCCCTCGATTACTTTCGTTACATTGATGATACCtttgtcaaagctacttccaccgaagccattgagaacttaaggaggaccttcgaggacaatagcgtcctccacttcaccctcgaAAACAGCGTGGACAACAGCCTCccattcctggacgtcttgatttcttctacCAACGAGGGATTTCACACCACTCTCTACACCAAGCCTACAAATCTTGGCGAGTGTTTGAATGGCGAGAGTGAATGCCCTGCCcgctacaaggcctcgaccatcaaggccttgtcacactgctcatcatggacagacacccacaaggagctggaaagggccacacaggtcctcatcaatattGGCTATatcaacaagcaagtccagcgtgaagtgagggcagctattgacaagtggtatgggtcctctgcggtagaagggtccgacagtgccagccaggggtccgacaacaccagagataggtccgacacctccaccaaagGATCTAGTGATATCAAACTATATTACAGAggcttcatgcacgcagaatatcagcgggatgagaaggccatcaaagaaatCATCACCAACAATGTGTCACCTACCGACGAGACCATGAAAGTGAAACTTATCTACTATCAGACTGCTAAGACCCACagtttgattatgaggaataatccagcgccccctgataacgaccctctgaggaagacgaatgtagtctactcctatcaatgcccagtccgagaaTGCCCCGGCAAAtgcatcggtatgactacaatgaagctttcaaagaggattttgtgtcacgtccaacaaggtgctataaggaatcacgcCCTACAGCGACACAACACCCAGATTAGTCGAGCAGACATTGTCGCTAATACCAAGATTATCGGCAGTGCcccagacagcaggcgcttactaatattggaagccctattcatccagaaagagaaaccagcattgaatacgactcaagagatgtttctcctgccataA